Proteins encoded by one window of Elephas maximus indicus isolate mEleMax1 chromosome 5, mEleMax1 primary haplotype, whole genome shotgun sequence:
- the LOC126076926 gene encoding protein FAM204A-like — MWSGLLPPGLNESDVELSSEDEAKSENSGLHLLEAEEDQMTRKTEISDFPTDGPKTETEANINAYEECPSGISLHTWNKFQELHKKHSKQKTSASRFRRKKRKRSRKGKLKNEETSCSEQSSNETQWKELTQYFGVNDRFDPPVKKKKIDKSGLEKSIDQAVEEWNIEKAEDLSNQLATRELRVKIAKAIACHNFVKAKKEAENSQVVRKKKKLAWGFEAKKRWETKSNMGYM, encoded by the coding sequence atgTGGAGTGGGCTGCTACCTCCTGGACTAAATGAAAGTGATGTCGAGCTGAGTTCTGAAGACGAAGCCAAATCAGAAAACTCTGGACTTCACTTACTGGAAGCTGAAGAAGATCAGATGACTAGAAAAACAGAAATCTCAGATTTCCCCACAGATGGACCAAAAACTGAAACAGAGGCAAATATAAATGCATATGAAGAGTGCCCTTCCGGTATTTCCTTACATACGTGGAATAAATTTCAAGAACTGCATAAAAAACATTCTAAGCAGAAAACCTCAGCTTCAAGattcaggaggaaaaaaagaaaacgctCCAGGAAAGGTAAATTGAAGAATGAAGAGACATCTTGTAGTGAACAATCCTCAAATGAAACCCAGTGGAAGGAGCTTACTCAGTATTTTGGAGTCAATGATAGGTTTGATCCccctgtgaaaaagaaaaaaattgacaagTCAGGTCTTGAAAAGAGCATAGACCAGGCTGTGGAAGAATGGAACATTGAGAAGGCCGAGGATCTCAGCAACCAGTTGGCTACTCGAGAGCTTAGAGTTAAAATTGCCAAAGCTATTGCCTGTCATAACTTTGTAAAAGCCAAAAAGGAGGCTGAAAATTCACAGGTtgttagaaaaaagaagaaacttgcATGGGGATTTGAAGCAAAGaagagatgggaaaccaaaagcaACATGGGATATATGTAA